The Mycobacterium seoulense genome has a window encoding:
- the rsmD gene encoding 16S rRNA (guanine(966)-N(2))-methyltransferase RsmD produces the protein MTRIIGGVAGGRRIAVPQRGTRPTTDRVRESLFNILTARHELSGAAVLDLYAGSGALGLEALSRGAASALFVESDQRSASVIARNIDALGLTGATVRRGAVATVLAAGPASTVDVVLADPPYDVENAEVEAVLTALVSHGWVDAGTVAVVERAATGAPLAWPAGWSVWPPRVYGDTRLEMAERR, from the coding sequence GTGACCCGAATCATCGGCGGGGTGGCCGGCGGCCGGCGCATCGCCGTCCCGCAACGGGGGACCAGACCGACGACCGATCGGGTGCGTGAGTCGCTCTTCAACATCCTGACCGCGCGGCACGAACTGAGCGGCGCCGCCGTGCTGGACCTCTACGCCGGTTCGGGCGCACTGGGATTGGAGGCGCTGTCCCGCGGGGCGGCTTCGGCGCTGTTCGTGGAATCGGATCAGCGCAGCGCGTCGGTCATCGCACGCAATATCGACGCCCTGGGTTTGACCGGTGCGACCGTGCGCCGCGGCGCGGTCGCGACTGTCCTGGCGGCCGGGCCCGCGAGCACGGTCGACGTCGTCCTGGCCGACCCGCCCTACGACGTCGAGAACGCCGAGGTGGAGGCGGTGCTGACGGCTCTGGTCAGCCACGGTTGGGTGGACGCCGGAACCGTGGCGGTGGTGGAGCGCGCGGCGACCGGTGCGCCGCTGGCCTGGCCGGCCGGCTGGTCCGTGTGGCCGCCACGCGTGTACGGCGACACCCGACTGGAGATGGCCGAACGACGCTGA
- a CDS encoding DAK2 domain-containing protein — translation MGPSERPLDAVTLRDWAHTAVSDLITHIDEINRLNVFPVADSDTGANMLFTMRSALAEANVGVNSEGGSACVAKAAAALSAGALNGARGNSGVILSQILRGIADVTAAAAAESGGELPHIDAATLGASLRRGVDLVITSMGGREIRGTIVSVLRAAADAVGECAQAGEGLASAIVAAGEAAVVALEKTPEQLDVLGDAGAVDAGGRGLLVLLDALRTTVTGQAPARTVYELSPRALQPQSAAERPAPQFEVMYRLDGCDPAAADALRDRLGELGDSVGIAAARSSAQRTYSVHVHTDDAGAAVEAGLAAGRPSRIVISVLSSGATGLPAGGWTRERAVLAVVDGDGAAELFGGEGACVLRRDSAPGDPVTNISAHQLMRAVLDTGAAQVMVLPNGYVPAEELVAGCTAAIGWGIDVVPIPTGSMVQGLAALAVHENGRQAVDDGYTMARAAGAARHGSVRIATESALTWAGRCQPGDGLGIAGDEVLIVAPDAIAAATGLLDLLLASGGDLVTVLVGAGAETDEAAAALGDTLAEHMHDHHPGTELVTYRTGHRGDALLIGVE, via the coding sequence CTGGGACCGTCGGAGCGTCCGCTGGACGCGGTCACCTTGCGGGACTGGGCGCACACCGCCGTCAGTGACCTCATCACCCACATCGACGAGATCAACCGGCTCAACGTCTTCCCGGTTGCCGATTCCGATACCGGCGCCAACATGCTGTTCACCATGCGCTCGGCGCTGGCCGAGGCCAACGTCGGCGTCAATTCCGAGGGCGGGTCGGCGTGCGTTGCCAAGGCCGCCGCGGCGCTGTCGGCCGGCGCCCTGAACGGCGCGCGCGGCAATTCCGGCGTGATCCTGTCCCAGATCCTGCGCGGCATCGCCGACGTCACCGCCGCCGCGGCGGCCGAGTCCGGCGGTGAGCTGCCCCACATCGACGCCGCCACCCTCGGGGCGTCGTTGCGGCGGGGCGTGGACCTGGTCATCACGTCGATGGGCGGGCGCGAGATCCGCGGGACGATCGTCTCGGTGCTGCGGGCCGCGGCCGACGCCGTCGGTGAGTGCGCCCAGGCCGGGGAAGGGCTCGCCTCGGCGATCGTCGCCGCGGGCGAAGCCGCGGTGGTGGCCCTGGAGAAGACGCCCGAGCAGCTCGACGTGCTCGGCGACGCCGGTGCCGTGGACGCCGGCGGGCGGGGCCTGCTGGTCCTGCTGGACGCCCTGCGCACCACGGTCACCGGCCAGGCACCCGCCCGCACGGTGTACGAGCTGTCGCCGCGGGCGCTGCAACCGCAAAGCGCCGCCGAACGGCCCGCGCCGCAGTTCGAGGTGATGTACCGGCTGGATGGCTGCGATCCGGCCGCGGCGGACGCGCTGCGCGACCGGCTCGGGGAGCTGGGCGATTCCGTGGGGATCGCGGCCGCGCGGTCGTCGGCGCAGCGCACCTACTCGGTACACGTGCACACCGATGACGCCGGCGCCGCGGTCGAGGCGGGGCTGGCGGCCGGGCGGCCGAGCCGCATCGTGATTTCGGTGTTGAGCTCAGGCGCCACCGGGCTGCCGGCCGGCGGCTGGACCCGGGAACGCGCGGTGCTGGCCGTGGTCGACGGCGACGGCGCCGCCGAGCTGTTCGGCGGGGAAGGCGCCTGCGTGCTGCGGCGCGATTCGGCCCCCGGCGACCCGGTCACCAACATCAGCGCCCATCAGCTGATGCGGGCGGTCCTCGACACCGGTGCCGCGCAGGTCATGGTGCTGCCCAACGGCTACGTGCCGGCAGAGGAGCTGGTGGCCGGGTGCACCGCGGCCATCGGCTGGGGCATCGACGTCGTCCCGATTCCGACGGGATCGATGGTGCAGGGGCTGGCCGCGCTGGCCGTGCACGAAAACGGCCGGCAGGCGGTGGACGACGGCTACACCATGGCCCGGGCCGCCGGCGCGGCCAGGCACGGGTCGGTGCGCATCGCGACCGAGAGCGCGTTGACCTGGGCGGGCCGCTGCCAGCCGGGCGACGGGCTGGGTATCGCGGGGGACGAGGTGCTGATCGTGGCTCCCGACGCGATCGCGGCGGCGACCGGTCTGCTCGATCTGTTGCTGGCCTCCGGTGGCGACCTGGTGACGGTGCTGGTGGGCGCGGGCGCCGAAACGGACGAGGCGGCCGCGGCCTTGGGCGACACGCTGGCAGAACACATGCACGATCACCACCCCGGAACGGAGCTGGTCACGTACCGCACCGGCCATCGCGGTGACGCGCTGTTGATCGGGGTCGAATAG
- a CDS encoding vitamin K epoxide reductase family protein yields MITPASAQTEDLTPQSRPEARVPAPSAWWVLIAGVIGLVASATLTVEKIDLLLNPAYVPSCNFNPILSCGSVMVTPQASVLGFPNPLLGLGAFTVVVVTGLLAVTKVALPQWYWIGLTVGLVIGAVFVHWLIYESLYSIGALCPYCMVVWAATITLLVVAASIACRPALQRRGRGVAWMLYQWRWSIVALWFTAVFLLIMARFWDYWSTLL; encoded by the coding sequence GTGATCACCCCGGCGTCAGCCCAAACCGAAGACCTGACACCGCAATCGCGTCCCGAAGCGCGCGTGCCGGCGCCCAGCGCGTGGTGGGTGCTGATCGCCGGTGTGATCGGCCTGGTCGCCTCCGCGACGCTGACGGTGGAGAAGATCGACCTGCTGCTCAACCCGGCGTACGTGCCGTCGTGCAACTTCAACCCGATCCTGTCGTGCGGCTCGGTGATGGTCACGCCGCAGGCGTCGGTGCTGGGATTCCCCAATCCGCTGCTCGGCCTGGGGGCGTTCACCGTGGTGGTCGTGACCGGGCTGTTGGCGGTGACCAAAGTGGCGTTGCCGCAATGGTATTGGATCGGGTTGACGGTCGGGCTGGTGATCGGGGCCGTGTTCGTGCACTGGCTGATCTACGAAAGCCTGTACAGCATCGGCGCGTTGTGCCCGTACTGCATGGTGGTCTGGGCGGCCACCATCACCTTGCTGGTGGTCGCCGCGTCGATCGCGTGCCGCCCGGCGCTGCAGCGCCGGGGACGCGGTGTGGCATGGATGTTGTACCAATGGCGGTGGTCCATCGTCGCGCTGTGGTTCACCGCGGTGTTTCTGCTGATCATGGCGCGGTTCTGGGACTATTGGTCGACGCTGCTGTAA
- the recG gene encoding ATP-dependent DNA helicase RecG has product MASLRDRLDFVVGAKAADQLDEELGIRTVDDLLRHYPRSYTEGATRWDSDDQRPPAGEHITIVDTITETKTWPMKKTPKKVCHRITLGAGRNKVTATFFNANYLKNGLTEGTKVMLSGEVGFFKNVMQLTHPAFLILDSPDGKNRGTSSLKNIAIASQATTGELQMSAFERAFFPIYPATTKLQSWDIFRCVRQVLDVLDPVDDPLPADLRGRYGLVSEDRALRDIHLAEDESARMRARERLTFDEAIGLQWALVARRHSELSESGPPAPPRPDGLAAELLGRLPFELTAGQREVLDVFAQELAATRPMNRLLQGEVGSGKTIVAVLAMLQLVDAGYQCALLAPTEVLAAQHMRSINDVLGPLAMAGQLGGADNATRVALLTGSMTATQKKQVRDEVATGQAGIVVGTHALLQGAVEFHNLGMVVVDEQHRFGVEQRDQLRAKARPGVTPHLLVMTATPIPRTVALTVYGDLETSTLRELPRGRQPITSNVIFVKEKPAWLERAWRRIVEEVAAGRQAYVVAPRIDETDDPEKQEQNVRPSETAEGLYARLRSGELANVRVGLMHGRLSADEKDAAMAAFRAGEVDVLVCTTVIEVGVDVPNATLMLVMDADRFGISQLHQLRGRIGRGQHPSLCLLASWVSPESPAGKRLSAVAATLDGFALADLDLKERREGDVLGRNQSGRAINLRLLSLADHRDVIEAARDFCVRAYGEDPASPELALLAAPFVTTDRIEYLDKS; this is encoded by the coding sequence GTGGCGTCCCTGCGCGACCGGCTGGACTTCGTGGTGGGCGCCAAGGCCGCCGATCAGCTCGACGAGGAGTTGGGCATCCGTACCGTCGACGATCTGCTGCGTCACTATCCGCGCAGCTACACCGAGGGCGCGACCCGCTGGGACTCCGACGACCAGCGTCCGCCGGCCGGCGAGCACATCACGATCGTCGACACCATCACCGAAACCAAGACCTGGCCGATGAAGAAGACCCCGAAGAAGGTGTGCCACCGCATCACCCTCGGCGCCGGGCGCAACAAGGTGACCGCGACCTTCTTCAACGCGAACTACCTGAAGAACGGCCTGACCGAGGGCACCAAGGTGATGCTTTCCGGCGAGGTCGGGTTTTTCAAGAACGTCATGCAGCTGACGCATCCGGCCTTTCTCATCCTCGACTCCCCGGATGGCAAGAATCGCGGCACGAGCTCACTGAAGAACATCGCCATCGCCTCGCAGGCCACCACCGGCGAGCTGCAGATGTCGGCGTTCGAGCGGGCCTTCTTTCCGATCTATCCGGCGACGACGAAGCTGCAAAGCTGGGACATCTTCCGGTGCGTGCGCCAGGTGCTCGACGTCCTGGACCCGGTGGATGATCCGTTACCCGCCGACCTGCGCGGCCGCTACGGCCTGGTCTCCGAGGATCGGGCGTTGCGCGACATCCATCTCGCCGAGGACGAGTCGGCGCGGATGCGGGCCCGGGAACGCCTGACCTTCGATGAAGCCATCGGGTTGCAGTGGGCGCTGGTGGCCCGGCGGCACAGCGAGCTGTCGGAATCGGGGCCGCCGGCGCCGCCACGCCCCGACGGCCTTGCCGCGGAACTGTTGGGGCGGTTGCCGTTCGAGCTGACCGCGGGACAACGCGAAGTGCTCGACGTGTTCGCGCAGGAGCTGGCGGCCACCCGGCCGATGAACCGCCTGCTGCAGGGCGAGGTCGGGTCGGGCAAGACCATCGTCGCGGTGCTGGCGATGCTCCAGCTGGTGGACGCCGGTTACCAGTGTGCGCTGCTGGCCCCCACGGAAGTGCTTGCCGCCCAACACATGCGGTCGATCAACGATGTGCTAGGCCCGTTGGCGATGGCGGGCCAGCTCGGCGGGGCGGATAACGCCACCCGGGTCGCGCTGCTCACCGGGTCGATGACGGCGACGCAGAAGAAGCAGGTCCGTGACGAGGTGGCAACCGGTCAGGCCGGGATCGTCGTCGGCACCCATGCGCTGTTGCAGGGCGCGGTGGAATTCCACAACCTCGGCATGGTGGTCGTCGACGAGCAACACCGGTTCGGCGTCGAACAGCGAGACCAGTTGCGGGCCAAGGCCCGTCCCGGTGTCACACCGCACCTGTTGGTGATGACGGCGACGCCCATTCCGCGCACGGTCGCGCTGACCGTCTACGGCGACCTGGAAACCTCTACGCTGCGCGAACTTCCGCGCGGGCGCCAGCCGATCACCAGCAACGTCATTTTCGTCAAGGAGAAGCCGGCGTGGCTCGAGCGTGCCTGGCGGCGCATCGTCGAAGAGGTTGCGGCCGGCCGCCAGGCCTACGTGGTGGCACCCCGGATCGACGAGACCGACGATCCCGAGAAGCAGGAGCAGAACGTGAGGCCGTCGGAAACCGCCGAGGGTCTGTACGCCCGGCTGCGTTCGGGGGAGCTCGCGAACGTGCGCGTGGGACTGATGCACGGGCGGTTGTCGGCCGACGAGAAGGACGCTGCGATGGCGGCGTTTCGGGCCGGTGAGGTCGATGTGCTGGTGTGCACCACCGTGATCGAGGTGGGTGTGGATGTCCCCAATGCCACCTTGATGCTGGTGATGGACGCCGACCGCTTCGGTATCAGCCAACTGCATCAGCTGCGGGGCCGCATCGGCCGCGGGCAGCATCCCAGCCTGTGCCTGCTGGCGAGCTGGGTGTCACCGGAATCGCCGGCGGGCAAGCGGCTTTCCGCCGTGGCCGCGACCTTGGACGGGTTCGCGCTCGCCGACCTGGACCTCAAGGAGCGCCGGGAGGGCGACGTGTTGGGTCGCAACCAGTCCGGTCGCGCCATCAACCTGCGCCTGCTCTCGTTGGCCGATCACCGCGACGTCATCGAGGCCGCCCGCGACTTCTGCGTCCGCGCCTACGGGGAGGACCCGGCGAGCCCCGAATTGGCCTTGCTCGCAGCGCCTTTCGTCACCACCGACCGGATCGAATACCTGGACAAGTCGTGA
- a CDS encoding aldo/keto reductase, giving the protein MAGESGAAVPSIALNDENTMPVLGLGVADLSEDETERAVSAALEMGCRLIDTASAYGNEAAVGRAIAASGIPRAELFVTTKLAAADHGFLRSEEACKESLERLGLDYIDLYLIHWPVPSRGEYVNSFGGLIQCRGNGLARSIGVSNFTEVHVTDIIDLTFVTPAVNQVELHPLLNQAEIRKVDAEHNVVTQAYTPLALGKLMDNPTVSSVAGEYGKTPAQVLLRWNLQLGNAVVFRSARPEHIAGNLDVFDFELAAEHMDAINGLNDGTRLRPDPNTFEGV; this is encoded by the coding sequence TTGGCTGGCGAGTCGGGCGCTGCCGTGCCCTCGATAGCTCTTAATGACGAAAACACGATGCCGGTGCTTGGCCTTGGCGTCGCGGATTTATCGGAGGACGAGACCGAACGCGCGGTCTCGGCGGCGCTGGAGATGGGCTGCCGGCTGATCGACACCGCCTCCGCCTACGGCAACGAAGCGGCCGTCGGACGCGCGATCGCGGCCTCCGGGATCCCCCGCGCCGAACTGTTCGTCACCACCAAACTGGCCGCCGCCGACCACGGTTTCCTGCGATCCGAGGAGGCCTGCAAAGAGAGCCTGGAGCGGCTGGGCCTCGATTACATCGACCTGTACCTGATTCACTGGCCGGTGCCGTCCCGCGGTGAATATGTGAATTCCTTCGGGGGGCTGATCCAGTGCCGCGGCAACGGGCTGGCCCGTTCGATCGGTGTCTCCAACTTCACCGAAGTGCATGTCACCGACATCATCGACCTCACCTTCGTCACCCCTGCGGTCAATCAGGTCGAGCTGCACCCGCTGCTCAACCAGGCCGAGATCCGCAAGGTCGACGCGGAGCACAACGTCGTCACCCAGGCCTACACGCCGCTGGCGTTGGGCAAGCTGATGGACAACCCGACGGTGAGTTCGGTCGCCGGCGAATACGGCAAGACGCCCGCCCAGGTGCTGCTGCGGTGGAACCTGCAGCTGGGCAACGCGGTCGTCTTCCGGTCGGCCAGGCCCGAGCACATCGCCGGGAACCTCGACGTGTTCGACTTCGAGTTGGCCGCCGAGCACATGGACGCGATCAACGGGCTCAACGACGGCACCCGGCTGCGCCCGGACCCCAACACCTTCGAGGGCGTCTGA
- a CDS encoding HNH endonuclease family protein, producing MNRKVLLWLCAVAALALLVAYQTVGSSAARHAAEYAARADVPTVQPGTDVLAGIAVLPLRAHRYDYRRAAFGDAWTDDNDAPLGHNGCDTRDDILNRDLVDKTHVSTKRCPDAVATGTLHDPYTNKTIDFQRGAKVGEAVQIDHIVPLAYAWDMGAYAWPADERLRFANDPANLLAVDGQANQDKGDAAPAQWMPPNAAFACQYAMQFIAVLRGYALPVDQPSTGILRQAAATCPAA from the coding sequence GTGAATCGTAAGGTGCTGCTGTGGTTGTGCGCGGTCGCGGCACTCGCACTGCTGGTGGCCTACCAGACGGTCGGATCCTCGGCGGCCAGGCACGCCGCCGAATACGCGGCGCGCGCCGACGTTCCGACGGTGCAGCCGGGCACCGACGTGCTCGCGGGTATCGCGGTGCTGCCGCTGCGGGCCCACCGTTATGACTACCGCCGGGCCGCGTTCGGCGACGCGTGGACCGACGACAACGATGCCCCGCTGGGGCACAACGGCTGCGACACCCGCGACGACATCCTCAACCGCGACCTCGTCGACAAGACGCATGTGTCGACCAAACGGTGTCCCGACGCGGTGGCCACCGGCACCCTGCACGATCCGTACACCAACAAGACCATCGACTTCCAGCGCGGCGCCAAGGTCGGCGAGGCGGTGCAGATCGACCACATCGTCCCGCTCGCCTACGCCTGGGACATGGGCGCCTACGCGTGGCCGGCAGACGAGCGCCTGCGGTTCGCCAACGATCCGGCCAACCTGCTGGCCGTCGACGGGCAGGCCAATCAGGACAAGGGCGACGCGGCCCCCGCGCAATGGATGCCGCCGAACGCCGCGTTCGCCTGCCAATACGCGATGCAGTTCATCGCCGTGCTGCGCGGCTATGCGCTGCCGGTGGACCAGCCGTCGACCGGGATATTGCGTCAGGCGGCCGCCACCTGCCCGGCGGCCTAG
- a CDS encoding alpha/beta hydrolase, producing MTKSVPAPDLHLGPKHPPMRLASRMQGAVSTIGVKLIPWIPTPAKRALFGGRSVTIDGNTLDPTLQLMLSGLRAVGIDGLVVDDDPVASRAQMRQLSLELPGPQIHVDVEDLSLPGPAGEIPARHYRPVNGASAPLLVFYHGGGWSIGDLDSYDALCRLTCRDAGVHVLSIDYRLAPEHPAPAAVEDAYAAFRWAYDHAEELGAAPGRVAVGGDSAGGNLAAVVCQLARDEGAPAPALQWLIYPRTDFTTQTRSLSLFARGFLLTKRDIDWFESQYLRRSSVDRADPRISPLLAESLAGLAPALIAVAGFDPLRDEGESYAAALQAAGTPVDLRCMGSLTHGFANLFKLGGGSAAATTELISALRAHLSRV from the coding sequence ATGACCAAGAGCGTGCCCGCGCCGGACCTACACCTCGGACCGAAGCATCCGCCCATGCGGCTGGCCAGTCGCATGCAGGGCGCGGTCTCCACGATCGGCGTCAAGCTCATTCCGTGGATCCCGACACCCGCCAAGCGAGCGCTGTTCGGGGGCCGCTCGGTGACCATCGACGGCAACACCTTGGATCCCACGCTTCAGTTGATGCTCTCCGGTCTGCGCGCCGTCGGCATCGACGGCCTGGTCGTCGACGACGACCCGGTCGCGTCCCGCGCTCAGATGCGCCAGCTGTCGCTCGAACTTCCCGGCCCGCAGATCCACGTCGACGTCGAGGACCTGTCGCTGCCCGGACCGGCGGGCGAGATCCCCGCGCGGCACTACCGTCCCGTCAACGGCGCGTCGGCGCCGCTGCTGGTCTTCTACCACGGCGGCGGATGGTCGATCGGCGACCTGGACTCCTACGACGCGCTCTGCCGGTTGACGTGCCGCGACGCCGGCGTCCACGTGTTGTCGATCGACTACCGGCTGGCGCCCGAGCACCCGGCGCCGGCCGCGGTCGAGGACGCCTACGCCGCCTTCCGGTGGGCGTACGACCACGCCGAGGAACTCGGGGCCGCGCCCGGTCGGGTCGCCGTGGGCGGCGACAGCGCGGGCGGCAACCTGGCCGCCGTCGTCTGCCAGCTGGCCCGCGACGAGGGCGCCCCCGCGCCCGCGCTGCAGTGGCTGATCTACCCGCGGACCGACTTCACCACCCAGACCCGCTCACTGAGCCTGTTCGCCCGCGGGTTCCTGCTGACCAAGCGCGACATCGATTGGTTCGAGTCGCAATACCTGAGGCGTTCGAGCGTCGACCGGGCCGATCCCCGGATATCGCCGCTGCTGGCCGAGTCGCTGGCGGGGCTCGCGCCCGCGCTGATCGCGGTCGCCGGTTTCGATCCGTTGCGCGACGAAGGCGAGAGCTACGCGGCGGCCCTGCAGGCCGCCGGGACCCCCGTCGATCTGCGGTGCATGGGGTCGCTGACGCACGGCTTCGCGAATCTGTTCAAGCTCGGCGGCGGCAGCGCCGCCGCGACCACCGAGTTGATTTCGGCTTTGCGTGCCCACCTGAGCCGGGTCTGA
- a CDS encoding DsbA family protein translates to MADKPKRPPRFDLKATDGKSGRLVQIGGTAVVVIFLVALVSYIVVTHHKKTAAIGAGDTVRVTSSKLVTQPGTTNPKAVVTFYEDFLCPACGNFERTFGPTVSRLIDVGAIAADYSMVSILDNSRNQNYSSRAGAAALCVADESIDAFRRFHTALFTTDLQPSERGSSFPDNARLIELAREAGVVGKVPDCINSGKYVSKVTAEAAAAKINATPTIKINGDDYDPSTPDALVAKIKSIVGDVPGIDGAVSPPAT, encoded by the coding sequence GTGGCCGACAAACCCAAACGCCCTCCGCGCTTCGACTTGAAGGCGACCGACGGTAAATCGGGCCGACTCGTTCAGATCGGCGGGACCGCCGTCGTCGTCATCTTCCTGGTCGCGCTGGTCTCCTACATCGTGGTCACGCACCACAAGAAGACCGCCGCCATCGGCGCGGGGGACACGGTGCGCGTGACGTCGAGCAAGCTGGTCACCCAGCCCGGGACCACCAACCCCAAGGCCGTGGTCACGTTCTACGAAGACTTCCTGTGCCCGGCCTGCGGCAACTTCGAGCGCACGTTCGGCCCGACGGTGTCCAGGCTCATCGACGTCGGCGCCATCGCGGCCGACTACTCCATGGTGTCGATCCTCGACAACTCCAGGAACCAGAACTACTCGTCGCGGGCGGGCGCGGCGGCCCTCTGCGTGGCCGACGAGTCCATCGACGCGTTCCGCCGGTTTCACACCGCGCTGTTCACCACCGACCTTCAGCCCAGCGAGCGCGGCAGCAGCTTCCCGGACAACGCGCGGTTGATCGAGCTCGCCCGGGAGGCCGGCGTGGTGGGCAAGGTGCCCGACTGCATCAACAGCGGCAAGTACGTTTCCAAGGTCACCGCCGAGGCGGCGGCCGCGAAGATCAACGCCACGCCGACCATCAAGATCAACGGCGACGATTACGACCCGTCCACGCCCGACGCGCTGGTCGCCAAGATCAAGAGCATCGTGGGCGATGTGCCGGGCATCGACGGGGCCGTCAGCCCTCCGGCCACGTGA